The proteins below are encoded in one region of Alphaproteobacteria bacterium:
- a CDS encoding replicative DNA helicase, whose translation MMNAPTAPTQNFLTPVQQSPLPATQAVLNDPLPYNLEAEQALLGALLLNNAVLEHVSDFLRTEHFANPIHSRIYDAILRLVDKGHIADPITLKDFLIKDDFLEPVGGVKYLIDLANGVVSVISVADYGRLIHDLYLRRQLIQIGQEIVQDAKKHEIDQSATSHIEEAEKKLYDLATKGQATSGPISFREALTQAITTAEIAYKRDSRIVGVTTGFIDLDKWLGGLHPSDLLILAGRPSMGKTALATNLAFNAAKYYAEHGVDGANVAFFSLEMSAEQLATRILSSESGISSDKIRRGEIRADDFPKFVEVSRQINSIGLFIDDTPALTITSLRNRARRLKRQHNIGLIVIDYLQLLEAGGNRRGGDSNRVQEISEITRALKGLAKELSVPVLALSQLSRAVEQRDDKRPQLSDLRESGSIEQDADVVMFVFREEYYESRKEPPEGTEKYQEWQKRMSSIYNQAEVIISKQRHGPVGTIKLFFDGKLTRFGNLSDSGCLPPL comes from the coding sequence ATGATGAATGCCCCAACAGCCCCGACACAGAATTTTTTGACCCCGGTTCAGCAATCCCCGCTTCCCGCTACGCAGGCCGTTCTTAATGATCCGCTGCCCTATAACCTGGAGGCGGAGCAAGCGTTGCTGGGGGCATTGTTGCTTAATAACGCGGTCCTGGAACATGTCAGCGATTTCCTGCGGACTGAACACTTTGCCAACCCCATTCATAGCCGTATTTATGACGCGATTTTGCGCCTGGTGGACAAGGGGCATATTGCTGATCCAATCACCTTGAAAGATTTTTTGATCAAGGATGATTTTTTGGAACCGGTTGGCGGGGTTAAATACCTGATCGATTTGGCGAATGGGGTTGTGTCTGTCATCAGTGTTGCGGATTATGGACGGCTGATTCATGATCTTTATCTGCGTCGTCAGCTGATTCAAATTGGCCAGGAAATTGTCCAGGATGCGAAAAAACACGAAATTGATCAATCGGCCACCAGCCACATAGAGGAAGCCGAAAAGAAGCTCTATGACCTTGCCACAAAAGGGCAAGCAACATCAGGGCCAATTTCATTCCGCGAGGCCTTGACCCAGGCGATTACGACCGCGGAGATTGCCTATAAGCGCGACAGTCGCATCGTTGGTGTGACAACCGGGTTTATCGACCTTGATAAATGGCTTGGGGGATTGCATCCGTCCGATCTGTTGATTTTGGCGGGTCGACCATCGATGGGGAAAACGGCGCTGGCGACAAACCTGGCGTTTAATGCGGCCAAATATTATGCAGAGCACGGTGTTGATGGGGCTAATGTGGCATTTTTTTCCCTGGAAATGTCAGCGGAACAATTGGCTACTCGTATTTTATCCAGCGAATCCGGCATTTCATCGGATAAAATTCGCCGGGGGGAAATTCGGGCTGATGATTTCCCCAAATTTGTGGAGGTTAGCCGGCAAATTAATTCGATCGGCTTGTTTATTGATGACACGCCGGCGTTAACCATCACAAGCTTGCGTAATCGTGCGCGACGTCTGAAACGGCAGCATAATATTGGGTTGATCGTGATTGATTATTTGCAATTGCTAGAGGCCGGCGGAAACAGGCGCGGCGGGGACAGTAATCGCGTTCAGGAAATCTCTGAAATCACCAGGGCATTAAAAGGATTGGCAAAGGAGCTGAGCGTCCCCGTGTTAGCATTATCCCAATTATCGCGTGCGGTTGAGCAACGTGATGATAAACGTCCCCAGCTGTCCGACCTTAGGGAATCAGGATCGATCGAACAAGACGCCGACGTTGTCATGTTTGTGTTTCGTGAGGAATATTACGAATCCCGAAAAGAACCCCCCGAAGGTACGGAGAAATATCAGGAATGGCAAAAACGAATGTCATCTATATACAACCAAGCAGAAGTCATTATTTCAAAACAACGTCATGGCCCTGTTGGGACAATAAAGCTGTTCTTTGATGGTAAGCTAACACGCTTTGGAAATCTGAGTGATTCAGGGTGTTTGCCGCCATTGTAA
- the rfaE1 gene encoding D-glycero-beta-D-manno-heptose-7-phosphate kinase — protein sequence MSLPSTLDFSAATILCIGDVMLDRFVYGGVDRISPESPVPILRTSRDFTVVGGAGNVVRNIASLGGNVIFISVIGDDSPGQTTRDHLDAISNCRTVLIAEKNRKTTRKTRFIAQGQQLLRVDDEVILPCAAATEDEILRQVRAFLPECQVLVLSDYNKGIFKSDLCKKIIDLVRDLTGETFPIIVDPKGRNYEPYKGATLITPNQKELTEIAGQSLTSQAMVVDAANTIRQQFGFESVLVTQGAQGITLVQGADHAQQAPAQVREVFDVSGAGDTVVAALAVGLAENLSLWEACRLANTAAGIAVGKVGTSTVSIDELQASIGHHHDSLHGAQKVLTVTNAVDRLKDWRRQGLKVGFTNGCFDLLHLGHLSLLQQCAAACDKLIIGLNSDASVKRLKGDSRPVQSEETRAHVLAALGMVDAVVIFEEDTPFDLICALLPDVLVKGADYTIDRVVGADIVQRHGGEVLLAELKAGHSTTSTIERLGS from the coding sequence ATGTCTCTACCCTCCACGCTCGATTTCTCTGCGGCAACAATTCTGTGTATTGGCGATGTTATGTTGGATCGCTTTGTTTATGGCGGGGTTGATCGGATTTCACCAGAATCGCCGGTGCCCATTTTGCGAACATCCCGGGATTTTACGGTTGTGGGTGGCGCTGGTAACGTTGTGCGAAACATAGCCTCCCTTGGGGGGAATGTTATATTCATAAGTGTTATCGGTGATGACAGCCCTGGCCAAACAACGCGGGATCACCTGGATGCCATTTCAAACTGTCGAACGGTTTTGATTGCGGAAAAAAACAGGAAAACGACCCGAAAGACGCGATTTATTGCCCAGGGGCAGCAGCTTTTGCGTGTCGATGACGAAGTTATTTTACCCTGTGCTGCCGCGACAGAGGATGAAATCCTGCGCCAAGTTCGCGCATTTTTGCCCGAATGCCAGGTGCTTGTTTTGTCGGATTACAACAAGGGGATTTTTAAATCTGATTTGTGCAAAAAAATTATCGACCTGGTGCGCGATCTGACTGGTGAAACATTTCCGATTATCGTGGATCCAAAGGGCCGCAATTACGAACCTTACAAAGGGGCGACGTTGATTACGCCAAATCAAAAAGAATTGACAGAAATAGCCGGACAATCCCTGACATCACAAGCGATGGTTGTCGACGCTGCCAACACTATTCGTCAACAATTTGGGTTTGAATCAGTTTTGGTCACACAAGGGGCCCAGGGGATAACCTTGGTTCAGGGCGCGGATCATGCCCAACAAGCACCCGCCCAGGTCAGGGAAGTCTTTGATGTGTCAGGGGCCGGGGATACCGTTGTGGCAGCCCTTGCTGTTGGTTTGGCGGAAAATTTATCCCTGTGGGAAGCCTGTCGTTTGGCCAATACGGCCGCTGGAATTGCCGTTGGAAAGGTTGGGACATCGACGGTTTCCATCGATGAATTGCAGGCAAGCATCGGGCATCACCATGATTCGCTTCACGGTGCCCAAAAGGTTCTGACGGTGACGAATGCAGTGGATCGGCTAAAAGATTGGCGTCGTCAGGGATTGAAAGTTGGATTTACCAATGGATGTTTTGATTTGTTGCATTTGGGGCATTTGTCCCTGTTACAACAATGTGCGGCTGCATGTGATAAACTTATCATTGGATTGAACAGCGATGCATCCGTTAAACGTTTAAAGGGGGACAGTCGCCCCGTTCAATCAGAGGAAACGCGTGCGCACGTTCTGGCCGCCCTGGGCATGGTGGATGCTGTTGTCATTTTTGAGGAGGACACCCCGTTCGATCTTATTTGTGCATTGTTGCCCGATGTGTTGGTCAAAGGGGCGGATTACACAATCGACCGCGTTGTTGGGGCCGATATCGTGCAACGCCATGGTGGGGAAGTTTTGTTGGCAGAGCTAAAGGCCGGACACAGCACCACAAGTACGATTGAACGATTGGGGAGTTGA
- the rpsB gene encoding 30S ribosomal protein S2 has product MSMPSFTMRQLLEAGLHYGHVTRRWNPKMSPYIFGVRNGIHIIDLEQTVPMLQRSMQVVRDTVARGGRVLFVGTKSQASEKIKDSAKRCGQYYINHRWLGGLLTNWKTVNQSIKRLKEMEEILGRPEGLTKKETLKIQRDYDKLELAIGGISDMGGLPDILFVIDTNKEEIAVQEANKLGIPVIAVIDSNSNPDGIAYAIPGNDDAIRAINLYCDLIAGAILDGLQAEMVSAGIDIGEAADLSDDDLIEETAISA; this is encoded by the coding sequence ATGTCTATGCCTTCATTTACAATGCGTCAGCTTTTAGAAGCTGGTTTGCACTATGGTCACGTTACTCGTCGTTGGAATCCAAAAATGTCCCCTTATATTTTTGGCGTTAGAAATGGGATTCATATCATCGATTTGGAACAAACAGTTCCGATGCTACAACGGTCAATGCAAGTTGTTCGTGATACAGTGGCCCGTGGCGGTCGCGTGTTGTTCGTTGGAACAAAATCCCAAGCATCCGAAAAGATCAAGGATTCTGCAAAGCGTTGCGGTCAATATTACATCAACCATCGTTGGTTGGGTGGTCTGTTGACAAACTGGAAAACCGTGAATCAATCCATCAAACGATTGAAAGAAATGGAAGAGATTCTGGGAAGACCAGAAGGGTTGACAAAAAAAGAAACTCTTAAGATACAGCGCGATTATGACAAGCTCGAGCTTGCTATTGGTGGTATTAGTGACATGGGGGGGTTGCCTGACATTTTGTTTGTGATTGACACCAACAAAGAAGAAATCGCCGTCCAAGAGGCCAACAAGCTTGGTATACCCGTTATTGCTGTAATCGATAGCAACTCTAATCCAGACGGAATTGCTTATGCGATCCCGGGGAATGATGACGCGATTCGTGCAATCAATTTGTATTGCGATTTAATCGCAGGCGCTATCCTTGATGGATTGCAAGCAGAAATGGTTTCTGCCGGTATTGACATTGGGGAAGCTGCCGATCTTTCGGATGATGACTTGATCGAAGAAACTGCTATAAGCGCATAA
- the tsf gene encoding translation elongation factor Ts, with protein MAEITALLVKTLREKTGAGMMDCKKALNEVDGDLEAAVDWLRKKGLAAAAKKAGRIAAEGLVGIAGGGRVGAVVEVNAETDFVARNPQFQGFVSQVATIVLQKDCTVEELAEAAFQGESATVADEMTRLVAVIGENMNLRRLTRLEVKDGIVATYIHNATAPGLGRIGVLVALESSAPDTAKLQDLGKKLAMHVAAAAPQALAIADVDASLLERERNILIDQARASGRPEEVIQKMVEGRVRKYYEEVVLLEQVYVIDGKTKISQIVEQAAQELGHPVKLTGFVRYALGEGIEKAQSDFAAEVQAQAGIAG; from the coding sequence ATGGCTGAAATAACAGCATTACTTGTTAAAACACTGCGTGAGAAAACCGGCGCCGGAATGATGGATTGCAAAAAGGCGTTGAATGAAGTCGATGGTGATCTAGAGGCTGCCGTTGATTGGTTGCGTAAAAAAGGATTAGCCGCCGCCGCCAAAAAAGCGGGGCGCATTGCAGCCGAGGGACTTGTCGGAATTGCTGGCGGAGGCCGGGTTGGTGCCGTCGTGGAGGTTAACGCTGAAACAGACTTCGTTGCCAGAAATCCACAATTCCAAGGCTTTGTCAGCCAAGTTGCGACAATCGTACTACAAAAGGATTGCACAGTAGAAGAATTGGCCGAGGCCGCCTTTCAGGGTGAATCAGCCACGGTTGCCGATGAAATGACGCGCCTGGTTGCGGTCATTGGGGAAAATATGAACCTTCGTCGGTTGACAAGGTTGGAAGTTAAAGACGGCATTGTGGCAACGTATATTCATAATGCAACAGCGCCTGGCCTTGGTCGTATTGGTGTTTTGGTTGCATTGGAATCATCTGCCCCAGACACAGCGAAATTGCAAGATCTTGGGAAAAAGCTGGCCATGCATGTGGCTGCTGCTGCCCCCCAGGCTTTGGCTATTGCTGATGTGGATGCGTCTCTGTTGGAACGCGAGCGAAATATTCTGATTGACCAAGCTCGGGCTTCGGGTCGTCCAGAAGAAGTCATTCAAAAAATGGTCGAGGGTCGCGTTCGCAAATATTACGAAGAAGTCGTTTTATTGGAACAGGTTTATGTGATCGATGGTAAAACAAAGATTTCACAGATTGTTGAGCAAGCCGCCCAAGAGCTTGGTCACCCTGTAAAATTAACAGGATTTGTCCGCTATGCGTTGGGCGAAGGAATTGAAAAGGCACAATCTGACTTTGCTGCCGAGGTTCAAGCCCAAGCCGGTATTGCTGGATAA